From Eubalaena glacialis isolate mEubGla1 chromosome 5, mEubGla1.1.hap2.+ XY, whole genome shotgun sequence, one genomic window encodes:
- the TEC gene encoding tyrosine-protein kinase Tec isoform X2: MYDFQATEAHDLRLERGQEYIILEKNDVHWWRARDKYGSEGYIPSNYVTGKKSNNLDQYEWYCRNMNRSKAEQLLRSEDKEGGFMVRDSSQPGMYTVSLYTKFGGEGSSGFRHYHIKETMTSPKKYYLAEKHAFGSIPEIIEYHKHNAAGLVTRLRYPVSTKGENAPTTAGFSYEKWEINPSELTFMRELGSGLFGVVRLGKWRAQYKVAIKAIREGAMCEEDFIEEAKVMMKLTHPKLVQLYGVCTQQKPIYIVTEFMERGCLLNFLRQRQGHFSRDVLLSMCQDVCEGMEYLERNSFIHRDLAARNCLVNEAGIVKVSDFGMARYVLDDQYTSSSGAKFPVKWCPPEVFNYSRFSSKSDIWSFGVLMWEIFTEGRMPFEKNTNYEVVTMVTRGHRLHQPKLASRYVYEVMLTCWQEKPEGRPSFEDLLRTIDELVECTETFGREVL, from the exons ATGTATGATTTCCAAGCGACAGAAGCACATGATCTCAGATTAGAGAGAGGCCAGGAGTATATCATCTTGGAAAAGAATGATGTTCATTGGTGGAGAGCAAGAGATAAATATGG gaGTGAAGGATATATCCCAAGTAATTACGtgacaggaaagaaatcaaacaactTAGATCAATATGA ATGGTATTGCAGAAATATGAATAGAAGCAAAGCAGAGCAACTCCTTAGAAGTGAA GATAAAGAAGGTGGTTTTATGGTAAGAGATTCCAGTCAACCAGGCATGTACACAGTCTCCCTTTATACAAAGTTTGGAGG AGAAGGTTCATCAGGTTTCAGGCATTATCATATAAAGGAAACAATGACATCTCCAAAGAAGTATTATCTGGCAGAAAAACATGCTTTTGGTTCAATTCCTGAGATTATTGAATATCATAAGCACAATGCAGCAG GACTTGTCACAAGGCTGCGGTACCCAGTTAGCACAAAGGGGGAGAATGCACCAACCACTGCAGGATTCAGCTACG AAAAATGGGAGATTAACCCTTCAGAGCTGACCTTTATGAGGGAGTTGGGGAGTGGACTCTTTGGAGTAGTAAGGCTTGGCAAGTGGCGAGCTCAGTACAAAGTAGCCATCAAAGCTATTAGGGAAGGTGCCATGTGTGAGGAAGATTTTATAGAAGAAGCTAAAGTAATGAT GAAACTGACACACCCGAAGTTAGTACAGCTTTATGGTGTATGCACCCAGCAGAAACCCATTTACATCGTTACCGAGTTCATGGAAAGGGGATGCCTTTTGAATTTCCTCCGACAGAGACAAGGCCATTTTAGTAGAGATGTGCTGCTGAGCATGTGTCAAGATGTGTGTGAAGGGATGGAGTACCTGGAGAGAAACAGCTTCATCCACAGAGACCTG GCTGCCAGAAATTGTCTAGTAAATGAGGCAGGAATTGTGAAAGTTTCTGATTTTGGAATGGCTAG GTATGTTCTGGATGATCAGTACACGAGTTCTTCCGGCGCTAAATTTCCCGTGAAGTGGTGTCCACCTGAGGTGTTTAATTACAGCCGCTTTAGCAGCAAATCAGATATCTGGTCATTTG GTGTCTTAATGTGGGAAATATTCACTGAAGGCAGAATGCCCTTTGAGAAAAACACCAACTATGAAGTGGTAACCATGGTTACTCGCGGCCACCGACTCCATCAGCCGAAGTTGGCGTCCAGATATGTATACGAGGTGATGCTGACATGTTGGCAGGAG